The following coding sequences lie in one Candidatus Cloacimonadaceae bacterium genomic window:
- a CDS encoding type ISP restriction/modification enzyme — protein sequence MRKQILDTYLSDLQKIINRGDGREESFYHCLKDMIDAYAGQKMISKCEVGILPKTTEAGNPDFRIWDGKAHITGYIEAKKPEQYNLDPIAVSEQLKRYLATFPNLILTNFYEFRLYQHGLLVDSVTIASPINATQMRIAPPVSHIEDFAVLLDRYFSFTLPAITDPRSLANALARRTRFLRDEIIAIELAAEEKQGKKVLLNFYESFKKLLINNLTLEQFADLYAQTLTYGIFAARTRSTGEFNRELIHKYIPNTLGILKSIFRFISLEEPPLALSVLIDDIAEILCVTDIQKILHSFYTEGKGNDPIIHFYETFLSEYDPALREKRGVYYTPEPVVRYIVRGINSILKSHFGLADGLAAMEVTILDPAAGTLTFPAEAIKLAIEEHRGKYGSGNIHKLIKEHILPHFHAIELMMAPYTVGHLKISYLLAEHGYEMGSDERFKLYLSNTLEPDTPLQTEMPITHDISEECALANKVKHQDPILVIMGNPPYSGASENSNAWTEKLLKTELDGAQSYYTIDGEQLQERQSKWLQDDYVKFLRFAQWKIHKAGKGIVGMITNHGYLDNPTFRGMRQSLMNTFDEIYVLDLHGNSKKKEKCPGGGKDENVFDIQQGTAIVLMVKAGSLAGATITPQDADPTKVFHLELFGLRQVKYDWLNTNRFQADTYQKLCPSSPFYLFHPEAIGNEHYLMWKSLTEIFPVNSVGIVTAKDGLTIQETENQVRNTIHHFASLDVETARIAFNLGKDGQNWKVRYAQKDLKDSGLSDINIKPILYRPFDTRYTYYTGKSGGFHGRPINRVMKHMLEENVGILSSRQCKISYKHVFITSKICNLNVTGSAGSFGSNYVFPLYLYPDDHKDDIFASDERRYNIAPALLDSFSKLWPEFQPEQLFYYVYAILHSNGYRLRFAQYLRMDFPRIPFTEDYALFGKLAGYGKELAGIHLLKSPRLHPPLARYQGSGSNDLVESIVFDAHAGTVRINADKHFEGITPQLWNYHIGGYQVLQKYLKDRKGKALRDPIHYCLMVTALALTIDLQTQIDQIILPLTKSEMRDEIGWKVERWKGEFCMVGFRSCRVSFRV from the coding sequence TTGAGGAAACAGATACTGGATACATACCTGAGTGATCTGCAGAAGATCATCAACCGTGGCGACGGCAGGGAAGAATCTTTCTATCACTGTCTGAAGGACATGATCGATGCCTATGCCGGGCAAAAAATGATCAGCAAATGCGAAGTGGGCATCCTGCCCAAGACTACCGAAGCCGGAAATCCGGACTTTCGGATCTGGGATGGTAAGGCTCACATCACCGGCTATATAGAAGCCAAGAAACCGGAGCAATACAATCTCGATCCCATCGCCGTGAGTGAGCAGCTCAAGCGTTATCTGGCCACCTTTCCCAATCTCATCCTCACAAATTTCTATGAATTCCGGCTCTATCAACATGGCCTACTGGTGGATAGCGTCACGATCGCCAGCCCGATCAATGCCACGCAGATGCGGATCGCTCCTCCGGTCTCGCATATAGAAGATTTTGCCGTGCTGCTGGATCGCTATTTCAGCTTCACGCTTCCTGCCATCACAGACCCCAGGAGCCTTGCAAATGCGCTTGCCAGGCGAACCAGGTTCCTAAGGGACGAGATCATCGCCATCGAACTGGCAGCCGAGGAAAAACAAGGCAAGAAGGTGCTGCTGAACTTCTATGAATCCTTCAAAAAACTCCTGATCAACAACCTCACTTTGGAGCAATTTGCCGATCTCTATGCCCAGACCCTCACCTATGGCATCTTTGCCGCCCGCACACGCAGCACCGGAGAATTTAACCGTGAACTGATCCACAAATATATCCCCAACACCCTGGGCATCCTCAAAAGCATCTTCCGCTTCATATCCCTGGAAGAGCCACCGCTGGCACTATCTGTCCTGATCGACGACATCGCGGAAATCCTCTGCGTGACCGATATTCAGAAGATCCTGCACAGCTTTTATACCGAAGGCAAGGGAAACGATCCCATCATCCATTTCTATGAGACCTTCCTCAGCGAATATGATCCCGCCCTCAGAGAAAAACGCGGCGTCTATTATACTCCGGAACCGGTGGTGCGCTATATCGTGCGCGGCATCAACAGCATCCTCAAAAGCCATTTTGGGCTCGCCGACGGACTGGCAGCCATGGAAGTGACGATCCTGGATCCCGCTGCCGGAACCCTCACCTTTCCTGCCGAAGCCATCAAACTGGCGATCGAAGAACACAGAGGCAAATATGGCAGCGGCAACATCCACAAACTGATCAAAGAGCATATCCTGCCCCACTTTCATGCCATCGAGCTGATGATGGCACCCTATACCGTGGGACACCTCAAGATCAGCTATCTCCTGGCAGAACATGGCTATGAAATGGGCAGCGATGAACGCTTTAAGCTCTATCTCTCCAATACATTGGAGCCGGATACTCCCCTGCAGACCGAAATGCCCATCACCCATGACATCAGTGAAGAATGCGCTCTGGCAAACAAGGTGAAACATCAGGATCCGATCCTGGTGATCATGGGCAACCCTCCCTATAGCGGTGCCAGCGAAAACAGCAATGCCTGGACGGAAAAGCTCCTCAAAACCGAGCTGGATGGTGCGCAGAGCTATTATACAATCGATGGCGAACAACTACAGGAACGTCAGTCAAAATGGTTGCAGGATGACTATGTGAAGTTCCTCCGCTTTGCCCAATGGAAGATCCACAAAGCCGGCAAAGGCATCGTGGGGATGATCACCAATCACGGCTATCTGGACAATCCCACCTTCCGTGGCATGCGCCAAAGCCTGATGAATACCTTTGACGAGATCTATGTGCTGGATCTGCATGGCAACTCCAAGAAAAAAGAGAAATGCCCTGGCGGCGGCAAGGATGAAAACGTCTTTGATATCCAGCAGGGGACAGCCATTGTGCTGATGGTGAAAGCAGGGTCACTCGCGGGAGCGACCATTACACCGCAGGATGCCGATCCCACCAAAGTCTTTCACCTCGAACTTTTCGGCCTCCGCCAGGTCAAGTATGACTGGTTGAACACCAACCGGTTCCAGGCCGACACATATCAGAAACTATGCCCCTCTTCGCCCTTCTATCTCTTTCATCCCGAAGCCATTGGCAACGAGCATTACCTAATGTGGAAAAGCCTGACGGAGATCTTTCCGGTCAATAGTGTGGGGATCGTAACCGCCAAGGATGGACTCACTATCCAAGAAACTGAAAATCAAGTACGCAATACGATACATCACTTTGCCTCGCTGGACGTGGAAACGGCAAGAATAGCTTTTAACTTGGGTAAAGATGGTCAGAATTGGAAAGTGAGATATGCCCAGAAAGACTTGAAAGACAGCGGATTAAGTGATATTAATATCAAACCCATTCTTTACCGCCCCTTCGATACCCGCTATACCTACTATACCGGAAAAAGTGGTGGATTCCATGGGAGGCCAATTAATCGTGTCATGAAGCATATGTTGGAAGAGAATGTGGGGATATTATCGTCTAGACAGTGTAAAATTTCATATAAACATGTTTTCATTACATCAAAGATTTGTAATCTTAATGTCACTGGATCAGCTGGGAGTTTTGGATCAAATTACGTATTTCCTCTATACCTATACCCCGACGACCACAAAGACGACATCTTCGCCAGCGATGAGCGGAGATACAATATCGCTCCAGCGCTCCTGGACAGTTTCAGCAAGCTGTGGCCGGAGTTTCAGCCGGAGCAGCTTTTCTATTACGTCTATGCGATCCTGCACAGCAATGGCTACCGTTTGCGGTTTGCCCAATATCTGCGCATGGATTTCCCACGCATACCCTTCACGGAGGATTATGCGCTGTTTGGCAAACTCGCCGGATATGGCAAAGAGCTTGCCGGGATCCATCTACTCAAGAGTCCGCGTTTGCATCCACCCCTTGCCAGATATCAGGGCAGCGGATCAAACGACCTGGTGGAGTCCATTGTCTTCGATGCCCATGCCGGCACAGTCCGCATCAATGCCGATAAGCACTTTGAAGGCATCACCCCGCAGCTCTGGAACTATCACATCGGTGGATACCAAGTCTTGCAGAAATACCTCAAAGACCGCAAAGGAAAAGCCCTCAGAGACCCCATCCACTATTGCCTGATGGTCACAGCTCTGGCTTTGACCATCGATCTCCAGACACAGATAGATCAGATAATCCTGCCTTTGACAAAGAGTGAGATGAGAGATGAGATAGGGTGGAAAGTGGAAAGGTGGAAAGGTGAGTTTTGTATGGTAGGATTCCGATCCTGCCGGGTGAGTTTCAGAGTTTGA